The following proteins come from a genomic window of Pseudomonas putida:
- a CDS encoding MetQ/NlpA family ABC transporter substrate-binding protein — MLEKLFRPVAAIAISLGLCAGALAAEPLKIGTTSAFAIPLEAAVEEAHKRGLEVKLVEFSDWIAPNVSLNSGDIDVNYFQHIPFLENAKAAAGFNLVPYAPGIINNVGLYSKKYKSFAELPEGASVAIANDPINSGRGLLLLAKAGLITLKPGVGYKATEDDIVANPKRLKILQVEAVQLVRAYDDTDLVQGYPAYIRLANTFDATSALLFDGLENKEYVIQFVIRPQSKDDPRLAKFVDIYQHSPVVRAALNKAHGKLYQAGWEG; from the coding sequence ATGCTTGAGAAACTGTTCCGGCCCGTCGCGGCCATTGCCATCTCCCTCGGCCTGTGCGCCGGTGCCCTTGCTGCCGAGCCGTTGAAGATCGGCACCACCTCGGCCTTTGCCATTCCGCTGGAAGCCGCGGTGGAAGAAGCCCACAAGCGAGGCCTGGAAGTGAAGCTGGTCGAGTTCAGCGACTGGATTGCGCCCAATGTCAGCCTCAACAGCGGCGACATCGACGTGAACTACTTCCAGCATATCCCGTTCCTGGAAAACGCCAAGGCTGCTGCAGGCTTCAACCTCGTGCCTTACGCCCCGGGCATCATCAACAACGTTGGCCTGTACTCGAAAAAGTACAAAAGCTTTGCTGAGCTGCCCGAAGGCGCCAGCGTGGCCATCGCCAACGACCCGATCAACAGCGGCCGTGGTCTGCTGCTGCTGGCCAAGGCCGGGTTGATCACCCTGAAGCCAGGCGTTGGCTACAAGGCCACCGAGGACGACATCGTCGCCAACCCGAAAAGGCTGAAGATCCTTCAGGTCGAAGCGGTGCAACTGGTACGTGCCTACGACGACACCGACCTGGTGCAGGGTTACCCGGCCTACATCCGCTTGGCCAACACTTTCGATGCCACCTCGGCATTGCTGTTCGACGGGCTGGAAAACAAGGAATACGTGATCCAGTTCGTCATTCGCCCGCAAAGCAAGGACGACCCACGCCTGGCCAAGTTCGTCGACATCTACCAGCATTCGCCAGTGGTGCGCGCTGCGTTGAACAAAGCTCACGGCAAGCTCTACCAAGCCGGCTGGGAAGGCTGA
- a CDS encoding serine acetyltransferase, giving the protein MSEQPSSAHWQLQSIVTGLRGAREQWRTRNGRSIGEQGGRELPSREAMRQILEQLCGALFPMRLGPVDLREESEDFYVGHTLDAALTALLAQARLELRYAARQSKAELAGVDARALSLIQGFAAALPELRVLLDTDVLAAYHGDPAARSVDEVLLCYPGILAIIHHRLAHHLYQAGLPLLARISSELAHSATGIDIHPGAQIGPSFFIDHGTGVVIGETAIIGERVRIYQAVTLGAKRFPSDESGTLHKGLPRHPIVEDDVVIYAGATVLGRITIGKGSTIGGNVWLTRSVPAESNITQANLQLDCQDKN; this is encoded by the coding sequence GTGAGCGAACAACCTTCATCCGCGCATTGGCAGTTGCAGAGCATTGTCACTGGCCTGCGCGGCGCCCGTGAGCAATGGCGCACCCGTAATGGCCGCAGCATCGGTGAGCAGGGCGGGCGCGAGCTGCCGTCGCGCGAAGCGATGCGACAGATTCTGGAACAACTTTGCGGCGCGCTGTTCCCCATGCGGCTGGGACCAGTCGACCTGCGCGAAGAAAGTGAAGACTTCTACGTCGGCCATACCCTGGATGCCGCGCTGACCGCCTTGCTGGCCCAGGCTCGTCTTGAACTTCGCTATGCGGCACGACAGAGCAAGGCTGAGCTGGCTGGCGTCGACGCCCGTGCGCTGAGCCTGATCCAGGGCTTTGCCGCTGCGCTGCCGGAACTGCGCGTACTGCTCGACACCGATGTACTGGCCGCCTACCACGGCGACCCGGCTGCGCGCAGCGTCGATGAAGTGCTGCTGTGCTACCCGGGCATCCTGGCGATCATCCACCACCGGCTGGCGCACCACCTGTACCAAGCCGGCCTGCCGTTGCTGGCGCGGATCAGTTCGGAGCTGGCGCATTCGGCCACCGGCATCGACATCCACCCGGGGGCGCAGATCGGCCCGAGCTTCTTCATTGATCACGGCACTGGTGTGGTCATTGGTGAAACCGCGATCATCGGCGAGCGCGTGCGCATCTACCAGGCGGTGACTCTGGGTGCCAAGCGTTTCCCCAGCGATGAGTCGGGGACTCTGCACAAAGGCCTGCCGCGTCACCCGATCGTCGAGGACGATGTGGTGATCTATGCAGGGGCCACGGTGCTGGGGCGTATCACCATCGGCAAGGGTTCGACCATTGGCGGTAATGTGTGGCTGACTCGCAGTGTGCCGGCTGAAAGCAACATTACTCAGGCCAACCTGCAGCTGGATTGCCAGGACAAGAACTGA
- the yecC gene encoding L-cystine ABC transporter ATP-binding protein YecC yields the protein MIEVKGLTKRFKGQTVLNGIDLTVQPGEVVAIIGPSGSGKTTFLRCLNLLETPDAGQIQIGAISIDANRPLGGQQSAIRRLRQQAGFVFQNFNLFPHRTALENVIEGPVVVKKTPREQAIELGRRLLAKVGLAGKEDAYPRRLSGGQQQRVAIARALAMEPEVILFDEPTSALDPELVGEVLATIRGLAEEKRTMIIVTHEMSFARDVANRVIFFDKGVIVEQGEAKALFAAPKEERTRQFLRKFLGTAASE from the coding sequence ATGATTGAAGTCAAAGGCCTGACCAAGCGGTTCAAGGGCCAGACCGTGCTCAACGGTATCGACCTGACCGTGCAGCCCGGTGAAGTAGTGGCCATCATCGGCCCCAGTGGTTCGGGCAAAACCACGTTCCTGCGCTGCCTGAACCTGCTGGAAACCCCCGATGCCGGGCAGATCCAGATCGGCGCCATCAGCATCGATGCCAACCGCCCTTTGGGCGGGCAGCAGAGTGCGATTCGCCGTTTGCGCCAGCAGGCCGGGTTCGTGTTCCAGAACTTCAACCTGTTCCCCCACCGCACCGCCCTGGAGAACGTGATCGAGGGGCCGGTGGTCGTCAAGAAAACGCCTCGCGAGCAGGCCATCGAGCTTGGCCGGCGCCTGCTGGCCAAAGTCGGCCTGGCGGGCAAGGAAGACGCCTACCCACGGCGCCTATCCGGCGGCCAGCAGCAACGGGTGGCCATCGCCCGCGCCCTGGCCATGGAACCGGAGGTAATCCTGTTCGACGAGCCGACCTCGGCGCTGGACCCGGAGCTGGTCGGTGAAGTGTTGGCGACCATCCGCGGCCTGGCCGAAGAAAAGCGCACCATGATCATCGTCACCCACGAGATGAGCTTTGCCCGCGATGTGGCGAACCGGGTGATCTTCTTCGACAAGGGCGTGATCGTGGAGCAGGGCGAGGCCAAGGCGCTGTTTGCAGCGCCGAAGGAAGAGCGCACGCGGCAGTTCCTGCGCAAGTTCCTCGGGACTGCGGCCTCCGAGTAA
- a CDS encoding BCCT family transporter, whose product MSAPNPSLSNGKIRMNPPVFYFAASFILIFGLVVISNPQAAGDWLLAAQNWAANTVGWYYMLAMTLYLVFVVVTALSGYGKIKLGADHDEPEFSYLSWAGMLFAAGISITLFFFCVSEPLTHMLQPPQGEAGTVEAGRQAMQILFLHWGLHGWGVFAFVGMALAYFAYRHNLPLALRSALYPLIGKRINGPIGYAVDGFGIIATVFGLGADMGFGVLHLNAGLDYLFGISHSQWVQVILITLMMGAAVAVAVAGVEKGVRVMSDINLFLACALLLFVLFAGPTQHLFNTLIQNLGDYLGALPRKSFDVYAYGENRGWLGGWTVFYWAWWIAWAPFVGLFIARISRGRTIREFVFGVLLIPLGFTLAWMSIFGNSALDQVINHGMTALGQSALDNPSMSLYLLLETYPWSKAVIATTVFISFVFFVTSADSGTVVLSTLSAKGGGADEDGPNWLRIFWGAMTALITSALLFAGSIDSLKSAVVLTSLPFSLILLCMMWGLHKAFYLESQRQIAQMHSLAPFAQSRRGRGGWRHRLSQAVHFPSRDEVYRFMDDVVRPAIADVREVFEQKGLVLITQDDPSHDNVSLKIGHGEEQPFIYQVQMRGYFTPSFALGGLGTQELKNRRYYRAEVHLSEGSQNYDLVGYSKEQIINDILDQYERHMQYLHLVR is encoded by the coding sequence ATGAGTGCACCGAACCCTTCCCTTTCCAATGGCAAGATCCGCATGAACCCCCCGGTGTTCTACTTTGCGGCAAGTTTCATCCTCATCTTTGGCCTGGTAGTCATCTCCAATCCGCAAGCCGCAGGTGACTGGTTGCTGGCGGCGCAGAACTGGGCGGCCAACACGGTCGGCTGGTATTACATGCTGGCGATGACGCTGTACCTGGTCTTCGTGGTGGTCACCGCCTTGTCTGGCTACGGCAAGATCAAACTCGGTGCCGACCACGACGAACCCGAGTTCAGCTACCTGTCGTGGGCCGGCATGCTGTTCGCCGCCGGCATCAGCATCACGCTGTTCTTCTTCTGTGTCTCCGAACCGCTCACCCACATGCTGCAACCGCCCCAAGGCGAAGCAGGCACGGTCGAGGCCGGGCGCCAGGCGATGCAGATCTTGTTCCTGCACTGGGGCCTGCATGGCTGGGGCGTGTTCGCCTTCGTCGGCATGGCATTGGCCTATTTCGCCTACCGGCACAACCTGCCACTGGCCCTGCGTTCGGCGCTGTACCCGTTGATTGGCAAGCGCATCAACGGCCCGATCGGCTATGCGGTGGACGGCTTCGGCATCATCGCCACGGTGTTCGGCCTGGGTGCCGACATGGGCTTTGGGGTGCTGCATCTGAACGCCGGTCTGGACTACCTGTTCGGCATCAGCCACAGCCAGTGGGTGCAGGTGATCCTCATCACCCTGATGATGGGCGCGGCTGTGGCCGTCGCCGTGGCCGGGGTGGAGAAGGGCGTGCGGGTGATGAGCGATATCAACCTGTTCCTGGCCTGTGCGCTGCTGCTGTTCGTGCTGTTTGCCGGTCCTACCCAGCACCTGTTCAACACGCTGATCCAGAACCTGGGCGACTACCTGGGGGCGTTGCCGCGCAAAAGCTTCGACGTGTATGCCTATGGTGAAAACCGTGGCTGGCTGGGCGGCTGGACCGTGTTCTACTGGGCCTGGTGGATTGCCTGGGCGCCGTTCGTGGGCCTGTTCATCGCCCGCATTTCCCGGGGCCGCACCATTCGCGAGTTCGTCTTTGGCGTGTTGCTGATCCCGCTGGGCTTCACCCTGGCGTGGATGTCTATCTTCGGCAACAGCGCCCTGGACCAGGTGATCAACCACGGCATGACCGCGCTGGGCCAATCGGCGCTGGATAACCCGTCGATGAGCCTGTACCTGCTGCTGGAAACCTACCCCTGGAGCAAGGCGGTAATCGCCACCACGGTGTTCATCAGCTTCGTGTTCTTCGTCACCTCGGCCGACTCGGGTACCGTGGTGCTGTCGACCTTGTCGGCCAAGGGTGGGGGAGCTGATGAGGATGGGCCGAACTGGCTGCGTATCTTCTGGGGGGCGATGACTGCGCTGATCACTAGTGCGCTGTTGTTCGCTGGCAGCATCGATTCGCTGAAGTCGGCAGTGGTACTGACTTCGCTGCCGTTCTCGCTGATTCTGCTGTGCATGATGTGGGGGCTGCACAAGGCGTTCTACCTGGAGTCGCAACGGCAGATCGCGCAGATGCACTCGCTGGCCCCGTTCGCCCAGTCACGCCGGGGGCGTGGCGGCTGGCGCCATCGCCTGAGTCAGGCGGTGCACTTCCCGTCGCGTGATGAGGTGTACCGCTTCATGGATGATGTGGTGCGCCCGGCGATTGCCGATGTGCGTGAAGTGTTCGAGCAGAAAGGCCTGGTACTGATCACCCAGGACGACCCTAGCCATGACAACGTCAGCCTGAAGATTGGCCATGGCGAGGAACAGCCGTTCATTTACCAGGTGCAGATGCGTGGCTATTTCACGCCATCATTCGCCTTGGGGGGGCTGGGTACGCAGGAGTTGAAGAACCGTCGCTATTACCGGGCGGAGGTGCACCTGAGCGAAGGCAGCCAGAACTATGACCTGGTGGGCTATAGCAAAGAGCAGATCATCAACGACATCCTCGACCAGTACGAGCGGCACATGCAGTACCTGCATTTGGTCCGCTAG
- the tcyL gene encoding cystine ABC transporter permease: MIAESLQLVVDSAPFLLKGAGYTVLLSVGGMFFGLVLGFALALMRLSKILPLNWLARVYVSFFRGTPLLVQLFVIYFGMPQIGIELDPIPASLIGLSLNMAAYICEILRAAISSIDRGQWEAAASIGMTRVQAMRRAILPQALRTALPPLGNSFISLVKDTALAATIQVPELFRQAQLITARTFEVFTMYVAVAVIYWVLCSILAHFQNRMEARVNQHDQEH; encoded by the coding sequence ATGATCGCTGAAAGCCTGCAACTCGTTGTCGACTCCGCGCCCTTCCTGCTGAAGGGCGCGGGTTATACAGTGCTGCTCAGTGTCGGCGGCATGTTCTTCGGTCTGGTGCTGGGCTTTGCCCTGGCGCTGATGCGGCTGTCGAAGATCCTGCCGCTGAACTGGCTGGCGCGGGTCTACGTGTCGTTCTTCCGCGGCACGCCGCTGCTGGTGCAGCTGTTCGTCATCTATTTCGGCATGCCGCAAATCGGCATCGAGCTCGACCCGATCCCCGCTTCGCTGATCGGCCTGTCGCTGAACATGGCGGCCTACATCTGCGAGATCCTGCGCGCAGCCATTTCCTCGATCGACCGCGGCCAGTGGGAAGCAGCCGCCAGCATCGGCATGACCCGCGTGCAAGCCATGCGCCGGGCGATCCTGCCGCAGGCCTTGCGCACCGCGTTGCCTCCGTTGGGCAACAGCTTCATCTCGCTGGTAAAGGACACCGCCTTGGCCGCCACCATCCAGGTGCCCGAGCTGTTCCGCCAAGCCCAGTTGATTACTGCGCGCACGTTCGAAGTGTTCACCATGTACGTGGCGGTCGCGGTCATCTACTGGGTGCTGTGCAGCATCCTTGCGCACTTCCAGAACCGCATGGAAGCGCGGGTCAACCAGCATGACCAGGAGCATTGA
- the tcyJ gene encoding cystine ABC transporter substrate-binding protein, which produces MSKFAKPLLNASLALLLGAGLLSQAFAGEQLKTIQEKGVINVGLEGTYPPFSFQDENGKLTGFEVELSELLAKELGVKAKIQPTKWDGILAALESKRLDVVVNQVTISEERKKKYDFSEPYTVSGIQALILKKKAEQLNIKGAQDLAGKKVGVGLGTNYEQWVKKDVPQADVRTYEDDPSKFADLRNGRIDAILIDRLAALEYAQKAKDTELAGDAFSRLESGVAMRKGEPELLAAINKAIDKLKADGTLAKLSEKYFGADVTK; this is translated from the coding sequence ATGTCGAAATTCGCCAAACCGCTACTCAACGCCAGCCTGGCCCTCCTGCTGGGTGCCGGCCTGCTCAGCCAGGCGTTCGCCGGCGAGCAATTGAAGACCATCCAGGAAAAAGGCGTCATCAACGTCGGTCTAGAGGGCACCTACCCGCCATTCAGCTTCCAGGACGAAAACGGCAAACTGACCGGCTTCGAAGTGGAACTGTCCGAGCTGCTGGCCAAGGAGCTGGGGGTCAAGGCCAAGATCCAGCCGACCAAGTGGGACGGCATCCTCGCCGCGCTGGAATCCAAGCGCCTGGATGTAGTGGTCAATCAGGTGACCATTTCCGAAGAGCGCAAGAAAAAGTACGACTTCTCAGAGCCCTACACTGTCTCCGGCATCCAGGCACTGATCCTGAAGAAGAAAGCCGAGCAGCTGAACATCAAGGGCGCACAGGACCTGGCCGGTAAAAAGGTCGGCGTAGGCCTTGGCACCAATTACGAGCAGTGGGTGAAAAAGGACGTGCCGCAAGCCGATGTGCGCACCTATGAGGACGACCCAAGCAAGTTCGCCGACTTGCGCAACGGCCGTATCGACGCCATTCTGATCGACCGCCTGGCCGCGCTGGAATACGCGCAAAAAGCCAAGGACACCGAACTTGCCGGCGATGCCTTCTCGCGCCTGGAAAGCGGCGTGGCCATGCGCAAGGGTGAGCCGGAACTGTTGGCAGCCATCAACAAGGCCATCGACAAGCTCAAAGCTGATGGCACGCTGGCCAAGCTGTCCGAGAAGTACTTCGGTGCCGATGTCACCAAATGA
- a CDS encoding SfnB family sulfur acquisition oxidoreductase: protein MPSQANTQSHSDLDSSPPLLPAKVLRNDAEALQAARELAEVAREQAARRDQQRKLPWAEIELFTRSGLGSISVPKAYGGPDVSFETVAEVFRLISAADPALGQIPQNQFGMLQLLRLTASEAQQALIFRSVLDGWRIGNAGPERGTKDTLTLKARITPAGDSYSLSGEKFYSTGALFAHWVTVKALDDEGRQRLAFVRRGSPGLRIVDDWSGFGQRTTASGTVLLDQVPVDAELVIDNWRQRDIPNIQGAASQLIQAAIDAGIAEAAIDDAITFVREKSRPWIEANVDRASDDPYVIADIGRLKLELHAAEALLRKAARVLDEVNAAPIDAASAARASIAVAEAKVLTTEIALQASEKLFELAGSRATLAEFNLDRHWRNARVHTLHDPVRWKYHAVGAYHLNGTLPARHSWI from the coding sequence ATGCCCAGCCAAGCCAACACCCAATCCCATAGCGATCTGGACAGCTCGCCCCCGCTGCTGCCGGCCAAGGTACTGCGCAACGACGCCGAAGCCCTGCAAGCGGCCCGCGAACTGGCCGAGGTCGCCCGTGAGCAAGCGGCCCGTCGCGACCAGCAACGCAAACTGCCCTGGGCCGAAATCGAACTGTTTACCCGCAGCGGTCTGGGCAGCATCAGCGTACCCAAGGCCTACGGTGGCCCCGACGTGTCGTTCGAAACCGTCGCCGAGGTGTTCCGCCTGATCAGCGCCGCCGACCCCGCCCTGGGGCAGATCCCGCAGAACCAGTTCGGCATGCTGCAACTGCTGCGCCTGACGGCCAGCGAGGCGCAACAAGCGCTGATCTTCCGCAGCGTGCTCGACGGCTGGCGCATCGGCAACGCCGGGCCTGAGCGCGGCACCAAAGACACCCTTACCCTCAAGGCCCGAATCACGCCCGCCGGCGACAGCTATAGCTTAAGCGGCGAGAAGTTCTACTCCACCGGTGCCTTGTTCGCCCATTGGGTGACGGTAAAGGCCCTCGACGACGAAGGCCGCCAGCGCTTGGCATTCGTGCGCCGGGGAAGCCCGGGGTTGCGTATTGTCGATGACTGGTCCGGGTTCGGCCAGCGCACCACCGCCAGTGGTACCGTGCTGCTGGACCAGGTGCCGGTTGACGCGGAACTGGTGATCGACAACTGGCGCCAGCGCGATATCCCCAACATTCAGGGCGCCGCTTCGCAGCTGATCCAGGCGGCGATCGACGCCGGCATCGCCGAAGCGGCTATCGATGATGCGATCACGTTCGTGCGCGAAAAGTCCCGGCCGTGGATTGAAGCCAACGTCGACCGTGCCAGTGACGACCCTTATGTAATTGCCGACATCGGCCGCCTGAAACTCGAGCTGCACGCCGCCGAAGCGCTGCTGCGCAAAGCTGCTCGGGTACTCGACGAAGTCAATGCTGCGCCTATCGACGCAGCCAGCGCGGCACGGGCCTCGATTGCAGTGGCCGAGGCCAAGGTGCTGACTACCGAAATTGCCCTGCAGGCCAGCGAGAAGCTGTTCGAGCTGGCCGGCAGCCGCGCCACCCTTGCCGAGTTCAACCTCGACCGCCACTGGCGAAATGCCCGGGTGCACACCCTGCACGACCCGGTGCGCTGGAAGTACCACGCGGTCGGCGCTTACCACCTTAACGGCACCCTGCCTGCACGGCATTCCTGGATCTGA
- a CDS encoding NtaA/DmoA family FMN-dependent monooxygenase (This protein belongs to a clade of FMN-dependent monooxygenases, within a broader family of flavin-dependent oxidoreductases, the luciferase-like monooxygenase (LMM) family, some of whose members use coenzyme F420 rather than FMN.): MAKQILLNAFNMNCIGHINHGLWTHPRDTSTQYKTLDYWTNLARLLERGLFDGLFIADIVGTYDIYGQSLDVTLKESIQLPVNDPLLLVSAMAAVTRHLGFGLTANLTYEAPYLFARRLSTLDHLSNGRVGWNIVTGYLDSAARAMGLAQQPAHDRRYDQADEYLQVLYKLLEGSWADDAVVADRQHRVYATPDKVRKVQHQGEFYKVEGYHLCEPSPQRTPVLFQAGSSPRGLAFAGNHAECVFISGQDKAATRAQVDKVRAAAQAAGRYPQAVKVFMGITVIVAATEQLAQAKHAEYLRHASAEAGVAHFAASTGIDFAAYELDQPIAFSQGNAIQSATRQLQDSAWTRRRLLQQHALGGRYVTLVGAPEQVAKQLIAWIDETGLDGFNLTRTVTPESFEDFIELVIPQLQQRGRYKTAYTEGTLREKLFHTDHPHLPADHPGSAYRFIPASTGALHHA, translated from the coding sequence ATGGCCAAGCAGATTCTGCTCAATGCCTTCAACATGAACTGCATCGGGCACATCAACCACGGCCTGTGGACCCACCCACGGGACACTTCAACCCAGTACAAGACCCTGGACTACTGGACCAACCTGGCACGCCTGCTGGAGCGCGGTCTGTTCGACGGGCTTTTCATTGCCGACATCGTCGGTACCTACGACATCTATGGCCAGTCACTGGACGTCACCCTCAAGGAGTCGATCCAGTTGCCGGTCAACGACCCGCTGCTGCTGGTCTCCGCCATGGCTGCGGTCACTCGTCACCTGGGTTTTGGCCTTACCGCCAACCTCACCTACGAGGCGCCGTACCTGTTCGCCCGACGACTTTCCACACTCGACCACCTGAGCAATGGCCGGGTGGGCTGGAACATCGTTACCGGCTACCTCGACAGCGCCGCCCGGGCCATGGGGCTGGCGCAGCAACCGGCGCATGATCGCCGCTACGACCAGGCCGATGAATACCTGCAGGTGTTGTACAAGCTGCTGGAAGGCAGCTGGGCCGATGACGCAGTGGTCGCCGACCGCCAGCATCGCGTCTATGCCACGCCCGACAAGGTGCGCAAGGTTCAGCACCAGGGCGAGTTCTACAAGGTCGAAGGCTACCACCTGTGCGAGCCCTCACCGCAGCGCACCCCGGTGCTGTTCCAGGCCGGCAGCTCGCCGCGTGGCCTGGCCTTCGCCGGCAACCATGCCGAATGCGTGTTCATCAGTGGCCAGGACAAGGCAGCCACCCGCGCCCAGGTCGACAAGGTTCGCGCGGCCGCCCAGGCCGCCGGCCGCTACCCGCAGGCGGTCAAGGTGTTCATGGGCATCACGGTGATCGTCGCGGCCACCGAGCAACTGGCCCAGGCCAAACATGCCGAGTACCTGCGCCACGCCAGCGCCGAAGCGGGGGTCGCGCACTTCGCCGCGTCCACGGGCATCGACTTCGCCGCCTATGAACTGGACCAACCCATTGCCTTCAGCCAGGGCAACGCCATCCAGTCAGCCACGCGCCAGTTGCAAGACAGCGCCTGGACCCGCCGGCGCCTGTTGCAGCAGCACGCCCTGGGCGGCCGCTACGTAACCCTGGTCGGCGCGCCTGAACAGGTGGCCAAGCAGTTGATCGCGTGGATCGATGAAACCGGCCTGGACGGTTTCAACCTGACCCGCACCGTCACCCCGGAGAGCTTCGAGGACTTCATCGAGCTGGTCATCCCGCAACTTCAGCAGCGTGGCCGCTACAAGACGGCCTACACCGAAGGCACCCTGCGCGAAAAACTGTTCCATACCGACCACCCGCACTTACCCGCCGACCACCCTGGCTCGGCTTACCGCTTTATCCCTGCCTCGACTGGAGCGCTGCACCATGCTTGA
- a CDS encoding SfnB family sulfur acquisition oxidoreductase yields MTIAIITSDAQALAVAEDIAQQLRRDSALRDRERRLPLAELELFTRSGLWAISVPKAFGGAGVSNVTLVKVIARIAQADGSLGQIPQNHFYGLEVLRINGSPEQKQRLYAEVLAGRRFGNALAELGTKTAHERTTRLSRDGDGFRINGRKFYSTGAIYAQRIPTSVVDEQGIQQLAFVPADSQGLQVIDDWSGFGQRTTGSGSVVFDNVYVSAADVVPFQSAFERPTPVGPLAQILHAAIDTGIARAAYEDALHFVRTRSRPWVDSGLDNATDDPLTLKSFGHLAIRLHAAEALLERAGEYLDRARDDSTADNVAAASIAVAEARAISTEISLAAGTTLFELGGSQATLAEHNLDRHWRNARVHTLHDPVRWKYHAIGNYYLNDANPPRRGTI; encoded by the coding sequence ATGACAATCGCTATCATCACTAGCGACGCCCAAGCTCTGGCCGTCGCCGAAGACATCGCCCAGCAACTGCGCCGCGACAGCGCCTTGCGCGACCGCGAGCGCCGCTTGCCGCTCGCCGAACTCGAGCTGTTCACCCGCTCCGGCCTGTGGGCCATCAGCGTGCCCAAAGCCTTCGGCGGTGCCGGCGTGTCCAACGTCACCCTGGTCAAGGTCATCGCCCGTATCGCACAGGCCGACGGTTCGCTCGGGCAGATTCCGCAGAATCATTTCTACGGTCTGGAAGTGCTGCGGATAAACGGCAGCCCCGAACAGAAGCAGCGCCTGTACGCCGAGGTACTGGCCGGCCGCCGTTTCGGCAATGCCCTGGCCGAGCTGGGCACCAAGACCGCCCACGAGCGCACCACCCGCCTGAGCCGTGACGGCGACGGTTTCCGCATCAACGGGCGCAAGTTCTATTCCACAGGCGCCATCTATGCCCAGCGCATTCCAACCTCGGTCGTGGATGAACAAGGCATACAACAGTTGGCCTTCGTCCCGGCCGACAGCCAGGGCCTGCAGGTGATCGACGACTGGAGCGGCTTCGGCCAGCGCACCACCGGCAGCGGTTCGGTGGTGTTCGACAACGTGTACGTCAGCGCAGCCGACGTGGTGCCGTTCCAGAGCGCCTTCGAGCGCCCCACCCCGGTCGGCCCGCTGGCGCAGATCCTCCATGCCGCCATCGATACTGGCATTGCCCGCGCCGCCTATGAAGATGCCCTGCACTTCGTGCGCACCCGCAGCCGTCCGTGGGTCGACTCCGGCCTGGACAACGCCACGGATGACCCGCTGACGCTGAAAAGCTTCGGCCATCTGGCGATCCGCTTGCATGCGGCCGAAGCCCTGCTGGAGCGCGCCGGCGAATACCTCGACCGCGCCCGCGACGACAGCACTGCCGACAACGTTGCCGCCGCCTCCATTGCCGTGGCCGAAGCACGTGCCATCAGCACCGAAATTTCCCTCGCAGCCGGTACCACCCTGTTCGAACTGGGCGGCAGCCAGGCAACATTGGCCGAACACAACCTCGACCGCCACTGGCGCAACGCTCGCGTGCACACCCTGCACGACCCGGTGCGCTGGAAGTACCACGCCATCGGCAACTACTACCTCAACGATGCCAACCCGCCGCGCCGGGGGACCATCTGA